Proteins encoded in a region of the Triticum dicoccoides isolate Atlit2015 ecotype Zavitan chromosome 3A, WEW_v2.0, whole genome shotgun sequence genome:
- the LOC119266997 gene encoding ricin B-like lectin R40G3, whose translation MEFPHGHGHGHGRRDDDDEDRRAPAPYGRHEPDAYGAPPPSYGRRPDDDAGDAYGRHPPAAYGAPPPAYGAPPPAYGGGREDEYGGRAPAYGAPAPAYGGGREDDYGRHAPAPAGYGGGDYGRHAPAPAYGGGRDEGYGAPAYGNVVHVSHESGDERPQYGGGGSGGYGHETRPHHGGGGGAPPASRQPTYRILCKAGEDSFSLAARDGKVCLVRTDRDDDTQHWIKDMKYSTRVKDEEGYPAMALVNKASGEALKHSLGQSHPVLLTRYNPDTLDESVLWTESRDVGAGYRCIRMVNNIYLNFDALHGDKDHGGVRNGTTLILWEWTEGDNQRWKIVAW comes from the exons ATGGAGTTCCCgcacggccacggccacggccacggccgccgcgacgacgacgacgaagaccgcCGCGCCCCCGCCCCCTACGGCCGCCACGAGCCTGATGCCTACGGCGCCCCTCCCCCGTCCTACGGCCGCCGCCCCGACGACGACGCTGGTGATGCCTACGGCCGCCACCCTCCCGCCGCCTACGGCGCTCCTCCCCCGGCCTACGGTGCCCCGCCTCCCGCCTACGGGGGCGGCCGCGAGGATGAGTACGGAGGACGCGCTCCGGCCTATGGCGCCCCGGCCCCGGCCTACGGCGGAGGCCGCGAGGACGACTACGGACGCCACGCGCCCGCCCCGGCCGGCTACGGCGGTGGTGACTACGGGCGCCACGCCCCTGCTCCGGCCTACGGAGGCGGCCGCGACGAGGGCTACGGCGCACCCGCGTACGGCAACGTGGTGCACGTTTCCCACGAGTCCGGCGACGAGAGGCCGCAGTACGGGGGCGGCGGATCCGGGGGCTACGGCCACGAGACGCGCCCGcaccacggcggcggcgggggggcgcCCCCGGCTTCCAGGCAGCCGACGTACAGGATCCTCTGCAAGGCCGGCGAGGACAGCTTCAGCCTCGCCGCCAGGGACGGCAAGGTCTGCCTCGTCCGCACCGATCGCGACGACGACACGCAG CACTGGATCAAGGACATGAAGTACAGCACGAGGGTGAAGGATGAGGAAGGCTACCCTGCCATGGCACTCGTCAACAAGGCCAGCGGAGAGGCTCTCAAGCACTCCCTCGGCCAATCCCACCCT GTTCTTCTGACCAGGTACAATCCAGACACCCTGGACGAATCGGTCCTTTGGACCGAGAGCAGGGACGTCGGGGCAGGCTACCGCTGCATCAGGATGGTGAACAACATCTACTTGAACTTTGATGCGCTCCATGGCGACAAGGACCATGGCGGTGTGCGCAATGGAACCACCCTCATTCTGTGGGAGTGGACTGAGGGCGACAACCAGCGCTGGAAGATCGTTGCCTGGT GA